The Panicum hallii strain FIL2 chromosome 9, PHallii_v3.1, whole genome shotgun sequence genome has a window encoding:
- the LOC112873306 gene encoding protein STRICTOSIDINE SYNTHASE-LIKE 10-like has product MARINMSAAWLVLAVALALLLPSSFCAAEPIKTTPTLFSFRLPLPNGVSGAESLAFDRRGQGPYAGVSDGRVLKWGGSALGWTTFAHSANYRRIPLCTASVVPSEETESMCGRPLGLQFFAKTGDLYIADTYLGLMKVGPDGGEAEVLATQADGVPFHFVNGLDVDQATGDVYFTDSSTTYPRRFNTEIMMNADATGRLLRYDARSEQVTVLRDGLPYPNGVAVSADRTHVVVAHTVPAQAFRYWLRGPKAEQYELLADLPGYPDNVRRDARGGYWVALNQEKARIDAAAAPAKHLVGVRLRADGMEVEELTAAKGVTLSDVAEKDGKLWLGSVELDYVGLVY; this is encoded by the coding sequence ATGGCGCGCATCAACATGTCGGCGGCGTGGCTGGTGCTCGCCGTCGCCCTCGCGCTCCTGCTCCCGTCGTCGTTCTGCGCCGCCGAGCCGATAAAGACCACGCCCACGCTTTTCAGCTTCCGCCTCCCACTGCCCAACGGCGTCAGCGGCGCCGAGAGCCTCGCCTTCGACCGCCGCGGCCAAGGCCCCTACGCCGGCGTCTCCGACGGCCGCGTCCTCAAGTGGGGCGGCAGCGCGCTCGGCTGGACCACGTTCGCGCACAGCGCCAACTACCGGAGGATCCCGCTGTGCACGGCCTCCGTGGTGCCGTCGGAGGAGACGGAAAGCATGTGCGGCCGCCCGCTGGGGCTGCAGTTCTTCGCCAAGACCGGCGACCTCTACATCGCCGACACGTACCTGGGGTTGATGAAGGTCGGgccggacggcggcgaggcggaggtgCTGGCGACCCAGGCCGACGGCGTGCCGTTCCACTTCGTCAACGGACTGGACGTCGACCAGGCCACCGGCGACGTCTACTTCACCGACAGCAGCACCACGTACCCGCGCAGGTTCAACACGGAGATCATGATGAACGCCGACGCGACGGGGCGGCTGCTCCGGTACGACGCGCGGTCGGAGCAGGTAACCGTGCTCAGGGACGGCCTGCCGTACCCGAACGGCGTGGCCGTGAGCGCCGACAGGACGCACGTGGTGGTGGCGCACACGGTGCCGGCCCAGGCGTTCAGGTACTGGCTCAGGGGGCCCAAGGCCGAGCAGTACGAGCTCCTGGCGGACCTGCCGGGGTACCCGGACAACGTGAGGCGCGACGCCAGGGGAGGCTACTGGGTGGCGCTCAACCAGGAGAAGGCGCGGATCGACGCGGCGGCAGCTCCCGCGAAGCACCTGGTGGGCGTCCGGCTCCGCGCGGACGGCATGGAGGTAGAGGAGCTGACGGCGGCGAAGGGCGTCACGCTGAGCGACGTCGCGGAGAAGGACGGCAAGCTGTGGCTGGGGTCGGTGGAGCTCGACTACGTCGGCCTAGTTTACTAG
- the LOC112873305 gene encoding uncharacterized protein LOC112873305 translates to MTDQEVTGFDDGEVLQRVHNVDQMVRDVEFQGVYTTSELARLKQFIEDSKKPLYPGCQKYSRLSGDLKLLQLKADHGWSNKSFKQLLDLLRDMLPEGNQVAEFVYEAKKIICPLGIEVEKIHACKNSCVLFHGDYADLDKCPKCGCDRYKRKKDGGDDNADDGNVPVEIGGKKKVNRGGPVRVAWYFPIIPRLKRWFATRKEAQLLRWHKEGRKKENDKLRHPADAAQWGNIDSHFKWFADDCRNLRFAMSTDGVNPFGNQSSTHSTWPVVLSMCNLPPWLCKKRKYMMLTILVSGPKQPGDRIDVYLRPLVDDLKTLWKPGVKEVWDEFGREEFTLHAMLFTTINDNPAHRNLSGQSKRKGAACPHCLEETCSLWLRNSKKFAFMGHRRFLSKKHPYREMDCQFNGEKEHRAAPLHVTGDLILLQVKDIKTIEELPKMTEKILVKRKKRDGEEEEDGKGIWNKKSILWELEYWELLDVRHSIDNMHVKKNVCESICGTLLQQKLKGKDHKNAREDLKDMGIRPELYAEETDTGTDLPVAATTLSKTERKEFSLLPVALRGIKTVQVRDTVTSLCLFFNAIEQKVIDEEELLKLERRHFETLCMLEATFPPTFFDLMIHLTAHLAREIWFLGPSYLHQMFPYERYFGFLKSLVHNRSFPEGAMVRGYGTIEAVEWAMGYMDPQNPIGVPHSRHEGRLAGVGTMGKKSITPDPDAFNMAHFTVIQQIDLITPFANEHMQQLREENPGRSEAWVAKKHMQCFSWWLRDYVQRCSAAVTDNLITKLAVGPLFTVTTYQAMDINGYTFYTMAQDAKSVYQNSGVRVRAVDNDMQAATYYGQIEEIWELDYVGFKVALFRCRWVNGKRGVSKDKYGFVSVDLRVFGYKDEPFVFAKDVEQVFYVPDLARKNWCVVMPGKKRIVGIANVVEEEEYNQFDEIPSFDTSYMPRLVATDKTPYLRTDHHEKIHIQKSKKKPSE, encoded by the exons ATGACTGATCAAGAAGTTACGGGCTTCGATGATGGTGAGGTGTTGCAACGTGTGCACAATGTTGATCAAATGGTGCGGGATGTTGAGTTTCAAGGAGTGTACACAACTTCTGAATTAGCGAGGCTGAAGCAGTTCATTGAAGATTCAAAGAAACCCCTCTATCCTGGTTGCCAGAAGTACTCTCGCCTTTCTGGTGATCTAAAACTTCTGCAGCTTAAGGCAGATCATGGTTGGAGCAACAAAAGTTTCAAACAACTATTGGATCTGCTTAGAGACATGCTACCTGAGGGAAACCAAGTAGCCGAGTTTGTCTATGAGGCAAAGAAGATAATCTGTCCTCTGGGAATAGAGGTTGAAAAAATTCATGCATGCAAGAACAGTTGTGTATTGTTCCATGGAGACTATGCAGACCTTGACAAGTGCCCCAAGTGTGGGTGTGATCGGTACAAGAGGAAAAAAGATGGTGGAGACGATAATGCTGATGACGGGAACGTGCCCGTGGAGATCGGAGGCAAGAAGAAGGTTAACAGAGGGGGTCCTGTGAGGGTGGCATGGTATTTTCCCATCATTCCCCGGTTGAAAAGATGGTTCGCCACAAGAAAGGAGGCCCAACTCTTGCGTTGGCATAAGGAAGGCCGAAAGAAGGAAAATGACAAGCTTAGGCACCCCGCAGATGCAGCACAATGGGGTAACATTGATTCCCACTTTAAGTGGTTTGCTGATGATTGCAGAAACCTTCGGTTCGCTATGAGCACAGATGGCGTTAACCCTTTCGGTAACCAGAGTTCaacacatagcacctggcctgTCGTGCTGTCAATGTGCAACCTTCCACCCTGGCTATGCAAGAAACGGAAATACATGATGCTGACAATATTGGTCTCTGGGCCAAAGCAACCTGGCGACCGTATTGATGTCTACTTGAGGCCACTAGTTGATGACTTGAAGACACTTTGGAAGCCTGGTGTGAAGGAGGTTTGGGATGAGTTCGGGCGTGAGGAGTTCACATTGCACGCCATGTTGTTCACCACCATCAACGACAACCCGGCTCATCGCAACCTCTCCGGCCAGAGTAAAAGGAAAGGTGCAGCTTGCCCGCACTGCTTGGAAGAAACTTGCTCATTGTGGCTAAGAAATTCAAAGAAATTCGCATTTATGGGGCACCGTCGTTTCCTCAGCAAGAAACATCCCTACCGGGAGATGGATTGTCAGTTTAATGGGGAAAAGGAGCATCGAGCGGCGCCTCTGCATGTGACTGGAGATCTGATCCTCTTGCAAGTCAAGGACATCAAAACTATCGAGGAGTTACCCAAAATGACTGAAAAAATCCTTGTCAAAAGAAAGAAACGAgatggtgaagaagaagaagatgggaaAGGAATTTGGAACAAGAAATCAATTCTATGGGAGCTAGAGTATTGGGAGCTGTTGGATGTGCGTCATTCGATTGACAACATGCACGTCAAGAAGAATGTGTGTGAAAGCATTTGTGGAACATTGCTACAACAGAAGTTGAAAGGAAaagatcataaaaatgcaagggAGGATCTTAAAGATATGGGCATTAGGCCGGAGCTCTATGCAGAGGAAACAGACACGGGGACGGACCTTCCCGTCGCTGCAACCACCTTGTCAAAGACAGAGAGAAAAGAATTCT CTCTTCTTCCTGTTGCACTTAGAGGTATCAAGACAGTACAGGTTCGCGACACGGTCACgagcttgtgtttattcttcaATGCAATAGAACAGAAGGTGATTGATGAGGAAGAACTATTGAAGTTAGAGAGGAGGCATTTCGAGACCCTATGCATGCTTGAAGCTACCTTCCCACCAACATTCTTTGATCTCATGATCCATCTAACAGCACACCTCGCGAGGGAGATTTGGTTCCTTGGCCCATCTTACCTGCATCAGATGTTTCCATATGAGAGGTACTTTGGATTCCTCAAATCATTGGTACATAACCGGTCATTTCCGGAGGGAGCCATGGTTCGTGGCTATGGGACCATCGAAGCAGTGGAGTGGGCCATGGGTTATATGGACCCCCAAAACCCCATTGGTGTGCCTCATTCACGGCATGAAGGTAGGCTTGCAGGTGTTGGGACCATGGGGAAAAAGTCAATCACTCCGGATCCAGATGCCTTCAACATGGCTCATTTCACCGTGATACAACAGATTGACCTGATTACACCATTTGCCAACGAGCACATGCAACAACTACGTGAAGAAAACCCTGGCCGTAGTGAGGCTTGGGTTGCAAAGAAGCACATGCAATGCTTCAGCTGGTGGCTCCGAGATTATGTCCAGAGATGCAGCGCAGCTGTAACCGACAATCTGATAACGAAACTAGCAGTGGGGCCATTATTCACTGTTACAACATACCAAGCAATGGATATCaatggatacacgttctacaccaTGGCCCAGGATGCCAAGAGCGTCTATCAAAACAGTGGTGTGCGTGTACGGGCCGTCGACAATGACATGCAGGCAGCCACATACTATGGTcaaatagaggagatatgggagcttgatTATGTAGGTTTCAAGGTAGCCTTGTTTCGGTGCAGATGGGTCAATGGGAAGAGAGGTGTGAGCAAGGATAAATATGGGTTTGTTAGTGTTGATCTGCGGGTCTTTGGTTACAAAGACGAACCGTTTGTTTTCGCCAAGGATGTTGAGCAAGTGTTCTATGTACCTGACCTTGCAAGGAAGAACTGGTGTGTGGTTATGCCTGGAAAAAAAAGGATTGTTGGGATTGCCAATGTTGTTGAGGAGGAGGAATACAACCAGTTTGATGAAATTCCATCCTTTGACACTTCATACATGCCCCGACTCGTGGCAACTGACAAAACACCGTACTTGCGAACCGACCATCATGAAAAAATCCATATCCAGAAATCAAAGAAAAAGCCATCAGAGTGA